Part of the Psychromonas sp. psych-6C06 genome, ATGCATGGGCGTAAACAACCTAAATGAAACGAAGCAGGATGATAAAAGGTGATTATCTCGCCACGATCATCAATCCCTTTAGATAAGTTATCCACCACTTTGCGTACTAAATCGACGCTGCCACCATCAGGTTTGGGGAAGTTACGTGCCACCGCGCCGTATACAAAACCCATGTCATCTTCACCTTTTCGGTGTGGGTTGCTCAGCCAATCGGCATTATCGTTAGCATTGGCGTTCCAAGTATTACAACCAATGGCGCGAAACTGTTCAGCGCTACTGTAACCGCGAAGGTAACCCAGCAACTCAGCAATCGCGGCTTTCCAGAAACTTTTACGTGTGGTGATTAACGGGAACTCATTATCATCAACGTTATAGGTTAAATCTGCATTAATAACGGTTAAACAGCGTTTACCAGTGCGCTCATTTTCAATCCATTTACCCTCTTCGACGATGCGTCGACTTAACTCTAAATATTGTTTCATTGGTTATCATACTCTTTAATGTATTTTATGCTGCCTGAGAGTATACCGTTTGATCAAGGCTGATGCATCGTCGTAGAGGGGAAATTATGATTTAGCTATTATCTGCGATTAATAATTTTTCAAATGCATCCGCGGGAAGGGGTCTGCTAAATAGGTAACCTTGACCATATTCACAATCTAGATCTTTCAAGAAATCAGCCTGTAGTTGCTCCTCTATTCCCTCTGCAACGACTTTAAGCTTCAATGCTTTAGCCATCGCTATAATGGCTGTCACAAGAGATCTATCTGATTCATTGTCTGCAAGGTTCATCACAAACGCCCGATCAATCTTGAGTTTACTAAAGGCGTATTTTTGTAAGTAACTCAGTGCTGAATAACCAGTGCCAAAATCATCTATGCTCAAATGAATGCCTAAGCGTCGCACCTCTGCAAGCATGCTACTTAGCTCATCCTCTTGGTTGATAAGCAAACTTTCTGTAACTTCTACATCCAGTTTGTCATGGGGCAATCCAGTGGCATCGAGTACCGCAATAATTTTTGCTAATAAGCCGTGGCTATCGCGAAATTGTACACTAGAGAAATTAACGGCTATTTGAATGGGCGCAATCGTTTGCCATTTGGCTGCATGTTGGCAAGCCTCTGTTAAAGCAAAATCACCAAGCTGGTGGATTAACCCATTACGCTCTGCTAATAGAATAAATTCATCGGGGGGCACGAAGCCTAGCTCTTCATCTGTCCAGCGCATGAGTGCTTCTGCACCAAGTATTTTACCGCTATGAAGATCAACGAGTGGCTGGTAATACATCTCAAGTTTGTTATTTTCGATCGCATAGCGTAAACGACGATTAATACTTACATTGCGTAAGATATTGTTATTCATAATGGGATTATAAAAACTAAAACTATTACGGCCGTTGTCTTTAACACGGTATAGCGCCATATCTGCACATTTTAAAAGCGTATCTGGATTATCACCATCCTGTGGATAAATTGATAACCCGATGCTAGTTGAAGTGAAGAATTCATGCCCTTGCACATGAAATGGCTGCTCAAAGAGTTGTAAAATGTCGGCTGCTAGTACTGTTGCTTGCTGGTTATTTTTGAGGTCGGGTAATATTAGTAAAAACTCATCCCCACCTAAGCGAGCGACAGTATCTGTTTTACGAACTGATGCCAGTAAGCGTTCACTAGATTCAATTAAAACCTGATCGCCCGCACTGTGGCCTAAGGTGTCATTAATATGTTTAAAGTTATCGAGGTCGATAAACATTAATAGAATTTTACTGTGATGGCGTTTACTTAGTTCAATGGCATCGGCCAGTTTTTTTAAGCTGTAGTTACGATTAGCAAGGTCTGTTAATGAATCATGTGTTGCCTGATATTCTAATACTTTCTCAGAAGCTTTTCGTTTACTAACCTCTTTCTCTAATTGGTAATTATGAATCGATAACTGCTGTTGTTGTAGCTCAGATAAACTCACCTGCGTTTGTAATACGGTATTATTGTGTTCTATTCGGAGTAAAAAATAGAGACCTAATGTCACAGGAATGGCCATGAGTGATAACACTAAAACAAACCAATGAGAGGTAAAAAGATCTTTATTATTAACTGGTTCATACCAGCCCCTTAAGGTAAATGGAGTCATGCTGATAGCTTGGTTTAACTGAAGCAATTGTTTGTTGAGGTGATGGTTTGTTGCTTTGTTCAAAGAGTCCCAAATAAATAGGTTACCACGATCACTGGTTAATTCTATACGGCTACCACTGCCTAAATGCTCCTGTGCTGTTAATTGTTGAATAATCATTGCATTACTAATTTCAGCTACAAGGTAAGCAATCGGTTCGCCATTAAGATAAATAAGCTGTAATAACCTGATACTAATTGTATTGCCTGTTGGGGTTACTTGTATATAGCGCTCTTTTTGTCGAAGTTTGTTTATCTCTTTTACCGTTAAGGTAAGTGGCGTGTCACTGTTGTTAACAATGGCATTGCCATCAAGATTAAATAATGAAACCTGTTTAAAAATAGGAATATTATCGATTCTTCGTTGAACGACGAGCTGTTTTAATAGCTTTTTAAGCTTAAATAAGCTGGTACCTAACCCGTACGCCATGGACATACCGGCGTTTCTATTATGGAAAAAGGTGTTGATTGTTTGATCAACTGATAAGACACGAATGTTATCCTGCGAAACATCAAAAAAGTAGCTAAGGGCATAGGCGTAGTGGGCTACTTTTAATTCCAATTCACTGTGTTGTGATTCTTTAAGTTTGTTTTGTCCGAGATTTACTACCGTTAAAACAAGGATTAAATAAGCGGCTAGAACAACTGCTGCAATGATAATAGCTGTTTTGCTGGAAATGAATTTAGGTAACTTAGTCATTGATTAACTTATGATTTTTGATTAAAAAAATCATTGTAAAAGTGAAACACCGAAGGATAATATTTATCCACTAATTTATTATATATTCCTTCTTTTTTGAGATGTCTTAGGTATAAGTTGAAAGCATGGCGAAGTTCAGGAGAGTTTTTACGGAAAGCAACAGCCATTCGCTGGTCTTCTGAAATCGGTCCGATTATTTTTATTTCACCAGGCCACCTTTGTAATGCAATCAATGCATCTGGCACATCGAGTAAAGTTGTTTCAGCATCGTTGTTTAAGATTGCAGGCACCATTTCGTTTAGTTTTCTCGCTTTAACTGGCAATATAATATTAGCGCCTGTCTCATATAAATTATACAGGTCGGGATCTAAGCAGGAGTGTTTCATTGCTAATACGTCCACATCACTAATTAGTTTTTTAACCTGTTTGATATCTTTTGTCGTTGATTGGCTCGGCTTGATAGGGGAAAGTGGTGAGTCCGCTCGAGCAATTAGCCATACTGCAGAAGGAAAGTATGTATCGGAAAAATCGACTACCTGCTTACGCCACTCGAGGATTGTCGCTCCGTTCGCGATAATATCACCCGCTATTGCCTGTCGTTGTTCTCCGATAACGACTTGACCGTTTTTGTAATGCGCACTTTCGCCATTGAGTAGCGTAAACACGTTAGCCCAATTCGCTCTAACATATTCATAGCGTACCCCTAAATGTTTCGCAAAACCTTTCATTAACTCTACATCAAGGCCACCTTCAATGCTTTTCCCGCCTTGCGTATATTGGGTCACAAAATTGGCATAGGGAACACCAATGTGACGTAAAACACCATCAGCTTGGATCTCTTTAAGATCTCTTGCTTGTAATGTCAAAGGACACATTACAAGCAAGAAAATGGTTAATAACCATTTTACCTTTATATTTATAAACACTTTGTCACCCTCTTAATAGTCATAATCATTTCATTGTGAAGAAAGGGATTGCCCATGTCTTTAAAAGCATAGGCAACTTTGACATAAAGGTGACTACTTTTTTGATTAAATATTTTGATATACAGTGGTCATCGCATCAACTAATTGAATTACATCCTGTTCACTGTGGAATAGGTGCGTTGAAATTCTTAGTGCGTGGACATCTTCCGCATCACTAGAAAGTAATTTGAAATCCGTAGTACGAACAATAAAGCCTGTTTCCTCACGTAGCCTGTCTCTAAAAGCGGTTAATTGAGCAAGATCGTGTTGATCTTCAAAGGGGTTGAAGGTTGTCAGACCACTGCTTAAAGAAGCTATGTTAGGTGCGTAAAGTTGTGCGTCTGGAAACGCTTCAACTAATAGGGTTTTACAAAGTTGACTGAGTTGTAAAACGCGTGCTTCAATTTTTTCTCGTCCGATATCATCCCATAGAAGGCAGGCATCACACAGCGCTTGTTTAGCTGGATAGTTGTCATTGCCTATGTATTGTAATTGCAATTGCGTACCTAAGTAATCAGCATGACCTAGTGAGGAGTTCACGAACCATAGTGGGTTATCTCGGTCTGCCCAGTATTCATCTAATCGGCTGGCATTATCACGTACAAATAAAATGCCCGTTGCACCAGGCCCGCATTGCCATTTATGACCAGATCCTGCGTAAAAGTCACAGCCAATATCATTGAAATTAAGATCAAACATACCGATAGTATGCGCACCATCAATGAGGGTTGGAATGGCGTTAGGGATCGCCACCTCTTGGCAGATTCGTTTTGCAGGGAGGGCTGTGCCGGTTTTATAGGTGATATGCGAAAAACAGATCAGGCGAACACGTGACCCATATTCAACGACAGCATTAGCAAAAACGTCAAGAAAGTCTTGTTCAGTAATTGGGTTATCTTTTGTAAAAACAGGAATATCAAGATAAACCACTTCTACGCCAGTACGTTGACTGAGTATGTGGAAAGGTGAATTCGCGGCTACATGTTCATGATGGGTCGTTAAAATCACGTCACCAGCTTCAAAATGCAGCCCATGCAGAATGCTACACATACCGTCGGTAGTATTTCGACTTAAGATTATTTCGTGTGGTTGTGCACCAAACCCTGGGGCTATTTGAGCGACCATTTCTGATACATATGGCCAGCTACCAAATTTCCCCTGCATATCCCATGGATTTTTAGCTACGATGCGATTGTTGTGATCATAACTATTTAACACTGACTTTGGCATTGAGC contains:
- a CDS encoding thymidylate synthase; this translates as MKQYLELSRRIVEEGKWIENERTGKRCLTVINADLTYNVDDNEFPLITTRKSFWKAAIAELLGYLRGYSSAEQFRAIGCNTWNANANDNADWLSNPHRKGEDDMGFVYGAVARNFPKPDGGSVDLVRKVVDNLSKGIDDRGEIITFYHPASFHLGCLRPCMFQHQFSILDGHLYLNSYQRSCDVPLGLNFNQVQVFTLLALMAQITGLKPGKAYHKIINAHIYEDQLELMRDVQLKREPFASPQLHINPKIKSFEDLETWVTLDDFSVTGYEHHESIKYPFSV
- a CDS encoding EAL domain-containing protein; this translates as MTKLPKFISSKTAIIIAAVVLAAYLILVLTVVNLGQNKLKESQHSELELKVAHYAYALSYFFDVSQDNIRVLSVDQTINTFFHNRNAGMSMAYGLGTSLFKLKKLLKQLVVQRRIDNIPIFKQVSLFNLDGNAIVNNSDTPLTLTVKEINKLRQKERYIQVTPTGNTISIRLLQLIYLNGEPIAYLVAEISNAMIIQQLTAQEHLGSGSRIELTSDRGNLFIWDSLNKATNHHLNKQLLQLNQAISMTPFTLRGWYEPVNNKDLFTSHWFVLVLSLMAIPVTLGLYFLLRIEHNNTVLQTQVSLSELQQQQLSIHNYQLEKEVSKRKASEKVLEYQATHDSLTDLANRNYSLKKLADAIELSKRHHSKILLMFIDLDNFKHINDTLGHSAGDQVLIESSERLLASVRKTDTVARLGGDEFLLILPDLKNNQQATVLAADILQLFEQPFHVQGHEFFTSTSIGLSIYPQDGDNPDTLLKCADMALYRVKDNGRNSFSFYNPIMNNNILRNVSINRRLRYAIENNKLEMYYQPLVDLHSGKILGAEALMRWTDEELGFVPPDEFILLAERNGLIHQLGDFALTEACQHAAKWQTIAPIQIAVNFSSVQFRDSHGLLAKIIAVLDATGLPHDKLDVEVTESLLINQEDELSSMLAEVRRLGIHLSIDDFGTGYSALSYLQKYAFSKLKIDRAFVMNLADNESDRSLVTAIIAMAKALKLKVVAEGIEEQLQADFLKDLDCEYGQGYLFSRPLPADAFEKLLIADNS
- a CDS encoding transporter substrate-binding domain-containing protein, whose amino-acid sequence is MFINIKVKWLLTIFLLVMCPLTLQARDLKEIQADGVLRHIGVPYANFVTQYTQGGKSIEGGLDVELMKGFAKHLGVRYEYVRANWANVFTLLNGESAHYKNGQVVIGEQRQAIAGDIIANGATILEWRKQVVDFSDTYFPSAVWLIARADSPLSPIKPSQSTTKDIKQVKKLISDVDVLAMKHSCLDPDLYNLYETGANIILPVKARKLNEMVPAILNNDAETTLLDVPDALIALQRWPGEIKIIGPISEDQRMAVAFRKNSPELRHAFNLYLRHLKKEGIYNKLVDKYYPSVFHFYNDFFNQKS
- a CDS encoding aminotransferase class V-fold PLP-dependent enzyme, with amino-acid sequence MSDMDDKNTTSLARRHFLKSSAGIAIAGLSAATISTELQAGTQWKKPNKHHSEKHFWKQVQKQFSLDKKTTYMNIGTTGSMPKSVLNSYDHNNRIVAKNPWDMQGKFGSWPYVSEMVAQIAPGFGAQPHEIILSRNTTDGMCSILHGLHFEAGDVILTTHHEHVAANSPFHILSQRTGVEVVYLDIPVFTKDNPITEQDFLDVFANAVVEYGSRVRLICFSHITYKTGTALPAKRICQEVAIPNAIPTLIDGAHTIGMFDLNFNDIGCDFYAGSGHKWQCGPGATGILFVRDNASRLDEYWADRDNPLWFVNSSLGHADYLGTQLQLQYIGNDNYPAKQALCDACLLWDDIGREKIEARVLQLSQLCKTLLVEAFPDAQLYAPNIASLSSGLTTFNPFEDQHDLAQLTAFRDRLREETGFIVRTTDFKLLSSDAEDVHALRISTHLFHSEQDVIQLVDAMTTVYQNI